The DNA sequence TCTATGTTCACTTCCAATACAGCATTTTCGTTGTAGTTAAATGCTTCCACTGAACCGCTTACGCTGATGTCATACTCTCCTTCTTTCAGCTCCCGGTCCTCTTCCTCCAGGGTAGTGGAGACAAAATAAGGATTCGTGTAAACTTCATCGTCGCCTTCCTGTAAAAAGATCTGGCTGTGTGTTTCAAAATCACCAAAGTTCATGTCTCCGGACTGCTGCCCTTCTTCCACACGCTCCACGAGTAAAAAGCCGATTTCTGAAGCATCAGGTGCAAGCGCAAGATCATAGTAAGCGCCGTAAGGGCCTGTCTGTTCGTTCGAGAAGGCATGAGCGTCCATCGGCCAGTCCGAAGGCTCCTCTGCTGCATCTCCCCAGGTCCAGAGGCCCCATGGCTCGTAGGAGTCACCTTCCGCCTCAAAGTTCACCCGCAGTGTGTCTTCTGCAAGCTCTTCCGGCTCATAGTAATACACCTGCTCCTCCTCCGTTATCCAGACTTCGTCCATCTCTTCCGCAAGAATATCCACTTCTATATCGTCAGAGACATTTTCTCCGTCCCGGTTATTAATCACCAGACCTAAAGAAGAAGCTGCTTCGGAAAGTTCAATGTCTACATAGGATCCAAAATCGGTCGTTCCAAAATCAGAGAACCAGCTGCCATCCGGCCAGTCCGTCGGCTCTTCAGCCACGTCCCCCCAGAACCAGACGCCAAGTTCCTCCACATCCATATCTCCATAATCATAATGGACACGGAGCGATTCTTCTCCCGCCGTGTCATCCTGCTCTTCCTCTGCGGCCGCCGGAGCAAAACCCGAAAAAACACTGATTCCCATGACTCCTGCCATAAACAGGGCACGATGTTTCGTTTTTCTTTTATACAATAGTAACTCTCTCCCTTCAAAGTTAAGTGACCAATTCGTTTTAAAGGATCGTGCCTCCTTTCGATGCAGAACGTAAATTTGTGCAACGTAATGCAACGTGCGGAAACGTTTGCACAAACGACAAAATTAAAAAGCGCTTCTCTGCTATTTTTTAAATAATAAGTGCAAGCGCTTTCTTTATTTTTAATCATATATCAATAATTTTGATAATTCAATAGATTTCTGTTATATAAGCCGTAATTCGATACTATTGGCATTTATTTGCAATGTTATGGACAGCGGAAATACTGGCAGCTGTTCTTATGTTCTATGTTGAAAAAATAAGGGGAGGGGCTGCTTTATAAGCAAGAAAGGGAAAACGAGAAAAAGAATTCTTCCGAAAGCTGGCGGGCAGAGGGGGTGACGCCGGGGTGATGAAGGGATTAGCTTAGAACGTCCCTGCGCCTCACTGAAACAAATACCTCCGGTTACTGAAACGCAAACGTAAAATGGTGTTTGACATATAATAGAGGTTTTATTTTCAAGGCCTCCATTCAAAAACTCGAACTGAAAAAATCACCAGCACGAGCTGTTCAGCACTGTGAAATGGGAGGACTGTAACTAAAGGAGCTGGCCTGATTAAATCTATCAGAACAGCTCCTCCGGTTTTTCTATTCTTTTATTGCTACGACTTCCACTTCCACGAGGGCGCCTTTTGGCATTTTAGAAATTTCTACAGCGCTTCGTGCTGGATAAGGCTGTTTTAAATAAGAAGCATAAATATCGTTAACAAGCGAGAAATCGTCCATATTCTGCAGGAAAATCATCGCTTTGACGATGCTGTCGTTGTTCGTCCCTGCTGCTCTAAGAACTTCTGAAACGTTTTTCATGACCTGATGAGCCTGCTGCTCAACTCCCGGAACGAGTTCCCCTGATTCCGGATCAATACCAATCTGGCCGGATGTATAAATCAAACCGTTTACTTCTACAGCCTGGGAATAAGGCCCTATCGCTTCCGGAGCCAGATTTGTGTGAATGATATTTCTCATTGTGCATTCCTCCAAACAGCGTGATTAATCTATATTTTGCGCATCTTAATTTGATTTACTAGATGATGGCCGCCTTTTCTTAAAATCAAATCTGCGCGGTGTCTTGTCGGCCGGATATTCTCTGTTAAATTCGGATGATTGATTCTGTCCCAGATATCTTTGGCAAAATCATAGGCTTCTTCATCATTCAAATCCGCATATTTCCGGAAATAGGAAGACGGATGGCGGAAGGCAGTTTCCCGGAGCTTTTTAAAACGCTCTACATACCAGGAAAAAATATGATCCTCAGCAGCATCCACGTAAATGGAGAAATCGAAGTAGTCAGAAACGTAGACTTCGTCTTCTTCATTGACCGATCTCTGCCGGGGCGGCTGCAGCACATTAATACCTTCAATAATGACGATGTCGGGCTGTTCGACCACCTGCTTTTCATCCGGAATCACATCATACGTAATATGAGAATACACCGGTGCTTCTACTCTTTCCTTACCCGATTTGAGTTCAGCTAAAAACTTCAAAAGTTCATGAACATTATAGCTTTCGGGAAACCCTTTTTTATTCATGATCCCGCGCTTCTCAAGCTCCGCATTGGAATACAGAAATCCGTCTGTTGTGACAAGATCCACTCTCGGGTGCCGGTCCCATCTTGACAGCAGAGTATGAAGAACACGTGCGATCGTACTCTTCCCGACTGCTACGCTTCCGGCGATGCCGATAATATAGGGAACCTTTTTCTCCTGCTTCTGAAGAAAAATCGAGCGGCTCCGGTAAAGCTCCTGCGAAGCAATTGCATGCAGGTGAATCAATCTTGTAAGCGGAAGATAAATATCCGCGATTTCTTCCAAATTCAATACGTCGTTGAACCCTTTTAACTTTTCAATCTCTTCCGTTGTGACTTCCATCGGATAGGACTGCCGGAGAGCTGCCCACTCTTCCCGGGTAAAAGTTGTAAACGGCGTAACGTTGTCGATAACTCCCTTGCTCATGTCTCATCCCTCGTTCAGTGATCGTTATTTGCCATATTTTCTCACACATTGGCAGCTGGCGGCTAGTATTTTCAGCAGGCGGAAATTGAAATCGCTTTCCCGATTATATCCTTCTGAACACTAAATATCCAGTGGCTGGGTGAAAAAAGGCTACTGGTTCTGTTCCAGCAGCTGGACACTTACTTTGACGTCCAGGGTGTGGCCTCCCCCGCGGTAAACGCCTTCCACCGGACTCGTATCCTGATAATCACGGCCTACGCCGACCCGTACGTACTGTTCCAGTGCTTCCACGTTGTTTGTGGGATCCAGGCCGACCCAGCCGATGCCCGGTACCATAACCTCGACCCAGGCGTGTGTCGCGGAGTCCCCGATCAGGGCAGAATCTTCCCCTACGTAAAGGTAGCCGCTGACGTACCGGGCGGGGATGCCGTTCGCACGGAGCGCTCCAAGCATAACGTTCGTAACGTCCTGACAGACTCCCCGCTTCAAATCGAATGCCTCCTGAGCTTTGGTTTCCACTCCGGTGGCTTCCGGGTCATAGGTGAAGTTTTCGTATATATAATTCATTAATGATAATGCATATTTAACCGGATCGTCGATACTTGAGATTTCTTTCTTTATCTTTTCCACCTGCTGAGGAGTCATGAACGTATAGTCCGTCTGAGCAAGGTAAGCCAAATAATGCGTATGAAAAAGGTCCGAACGATAAATGTTCTGCATTTCCTTCGAAAAATCAATCATGCGGATAAACGGACTCCGCTGAATACTCACGATGGAAGTTGTTTTCACTTCCAGTTCCTTATGAGGTTCTGCGAGAAAAAATGTTTCTACGTTGTTGCCCCATATGTCGACATGTTCTTTCGTCAGGGAAACGGGGGATATCTCCGGTGTATAGGTGAGCAGCCGCTGACATTCATCTGTCCGTGGTTTAAGGCGGATTCGGTTCAGGCTTTGATCAACCAGTGTATCGTAAACAAAGTGATTAACATGTTCAATTTTGTACTTCACGGGCTCCACCTCTAATCTAAAGAAATTTATCATACGAAATAGTAGGTTCCTGCAAACAGGTAACTGATGCGGTTGCAGTCATTCTGAAACCTGTCCAGGAAAGGCCCGATTTCTTCCGTCGATATTTTTTGAAATTTAATTTTCATAAATTCATTTGTTACATGATCAAGTGCGTTGAACAATTCTTCCGAGTAGTGGGAAACTTTCCCGTCTTCCAGTTTCATGACTCCCTCCCGTACGTGCTCCATACAATATTCAATCGAACGCGGAAACTGTTCGTAGGAAATGAGAAACGAGAGAACCTGGGAAGGTTCCATCGTCGGCGGAAACCGTTTTAAATACGCATCGTGCCCGTTCAAAAACTGCAGGGCGCTCAGCCAGTAGTAATAGTGGCTCGTCTGCGTCAATTCTTCGGCTTCTTTCGTTTTTTCGCAGACGACGTTCAGCACGCGCGACGTTTTCTCCGCGCGCTCCAGCCATTTGCCGATTTTAATGAAGTGATAGGCTTCTTCGCGCAGCATGCAGGACTCGACAATTCCCTGCATTGTGTAGGAGAACGTCTTAATCTCCTGGAGAAATCTGTGCACCCGGCGGATCGACCACGTTTTGTAATCTTCATCCTGCATCGTCAAGTAGTGGGCGTTCAGTGTTTCCCACAGCTCCTCGGGGATAATATCACGGATCGAGCGAGCATTATTTCTCGCATTTTCCATGCAGTTCAAAATGGAATTGATGTTGTAGCGGTGAAACGAAATATAATAGGCGATATCTTTTGGTTCACATGCATCATACATCGTACGGTACTCCTCTGTCGACGCACAGATATCCAGTACCGTTTCCCAGTCACTGACAGCCACCGCTCCATACTCGGACGTCTCCAGCGCATTGATAAGCCGGGATTCCAGTACACGCGCATTGCTTTCTGCCCGTTCCACGTTCCGGGCCATCCAAAATAAACTTGATGCTACCCGGCTAAGCATGTTCAGAACCCCCTTTTCTAAGTACCCACGTATCTTTTCCGCCCCCGCCCTGAGAGGAGTTGACGACGAGCGATCCTTCTTTTAAGGCAACCCGGGAAAGTCCCCCCGGCAATACATGCACATCATCGCTTCCAACGGCATAGACGCGCAGGTCGACGTGGCACGGATAAAAGCGCTGCTCCTGAAAAGCAGGTGCTCTTGAAAGCTGAATTGTCGGCTGGGCGATATACTGTTCCGGGGTTTCCTGAATTTTTTTGCGGAACCGTTCAATTTCCTCCGGAGAGGCCTGCGGACCGATAAGCATATCGTATCCCCCGGACGCCCCGACATTTTTAATGACGAGCTCCGGCAGACGGGAAAGTACGTCCTCCCGCGTTTTTTCGTCACGGAGAAAATAAGTGTCCACGTTTGGAAGGATCGGCTCCTCCTCTAAATAATAGCGGATCATGTCCGGCACAAACGCATAAACGGCTTTATCGTCCGCCACCCCGTTTCCGACGCTGTTTACAATAGAAACATTTCCGCGCCGGCATGCCTCCACGAGGCCCGGCACTCCCAATGCAGAATCTTCGCGGAACTCCTTAGGATCAAGGAACTCATCATCGATGCGCCGGTAAATAATATCGACCCGCTGCAGCCCGCGGACCGTTTTCATGTAAACGACGTGATCTTTAATGAGCAGATCCTGGCCTTCGATCAATTCGATGCCCATCTGCTGCGCTAAAAAGACGTGGTCATAATAGGCAGAATTATACATTCCCGGAGTCTGCAGCACCGCTGTCGGCGCCTGCGGATTTTTTGAGTTTTCCGGCACGTGGCTGAGCAGCGCCTGATGAAGATGGGACATCTGGTGTTCCAGCGTACAGATGTCGTGCTCGAAGAAAAATTCCGGAAATACTTTCCTCATTACGAAGCGGTTCTGGAAAACGTAGGACATACCGGATGGATTACGGAGGTTATCTTCGAGAACGCGGTACGTTCCTTCGTTATCGCGGATAAGGTCGATTCCCGCCAGGTAAATGTGATTTTTGTGCGGAAGTGAAAGACCGCCTGCCTGCTGCTCAAAATAATACTGATTGTTTTCTACAAATTCACGGGGGATAATCCCGTCTTCCAATATCTTTTTTCCATTATAAACATCTTCCAGAAAATGATTCAGCGCCCTTACCCGCTGCTTGGCTCCTCTTTCAATGGTCTCCCACTGGTCGGGAGGAATGATAATCGGAACGAGATCGAAAGGCATCGTACGCTCGGTGCCGCCGTCTTTATGGTAAACGGTAAACGTTATTCCCTGCCGCAGAAAATTAAGCTGAGCTGTTTCGTGCTTTTCGTGCAGCTCTTCTTCCGTCATCTGCTGTAAAATACGGTGAAATTTTTCGTAGTGGGGACGCGTACTTTCCGCATCCGCCATCATTTCATCATAAAAAGATGAAGCGGGATAATTCTGAAGCACGGACATCGCCTCTTTTCTGTAAAATTTTCGAATTTTCTTACTAGTGTTCATTATACACTTTTTTTGGAAACTATCCTACTGTTCGTTCCGACAAGTTGTATCCACGTACCGGTTGCGTTAAAGTAAATTTATATACGAGAAATGCAGCGAAGGGGAGTGCAGGAGACATGCAGAAAAAGGCAGAAGAAAAAATCGATTCTCTCCGGGAGAAGTTTTACGAGGTGAGCCAGTTTATCGGCCG is a window from the Alkalicoccus halolimnae genome containing:
- the coaA gene encoding type I pantothenate kinase, whose translation is MSKGVIDNVTPFTTFTREEWAALRQSYPMEVTTEEIEKLKGFNDVLNLEEIADIYLPLTRLIHLHAIASQELYRSRSIFLQKQEKKVPYIIGIAGSVAVGKSTIARVLHTLLSRWDRHPRVDLVTTDGFLYSNAELEKRGIMNKKGFPESYNVHELLKFLAELKSGKERVEAPVYSHITYDVIPDEKQVVEQPDIVIIEGINVLQPPRQRSVNEEDEVYVSDYFDFSIYVDAAEDHIFSWYVERFKKLRETAFRHPSSYFRKYADLNDEEAYDFAKDIWDRINHPNLTENIRPTRHRADLILRKGGHHLVNQIKMRKI
- a CDS encoding alpha-E domain-containing protein produces the protein MLSRVASSLFWMARNVERAESNARVLESRLINALETSEYGAVAVSDWETVLDICASTEEYRTMYDACEPKDIAYYISFHRYNINSILNCMENARNNARSIRDIIPEELWETLNAHYLTMQDEDYKTWSIRRVHRFLQEIKTFSYTMQGIVESCMLREEAYHFIKIGKWLERAEKTSRVLNVVCEKTKEAEELTQTSHYYYWLSALQFLNGHDAYLKRFPPTMEPSQVLSFLISYEQFPRSIEYCMEHVREGVMKLEDGKVSHYSEELFNALDHVTNEFMKIKFQKISTEEIGPFLDRFQNDCNRISYLFAGTYYFV
- a CDS encoding circularly permuted type 2 ATP-grasp protein, whose translation is MLQNYPASSFYDEMMADAESTRPHYEKFHRILQQMTEEELHEKHETAQLNFLRQGITFTVYHKDGGTERTMPFDLVPIIIPPDQWETIERGAKQRVRALNHFLEDVYNGKKILEDGIIPREFVENNQYYFEQQAGGLSLPHKNHIYLAGIDLIRDNEGTYRVLEDNLRNPSGMSYVFQNRFVMRKVFPEFFFEHDICTLEHQMSHLHQALLSHVPENSKNPQAPTAVLQTPGMYNSAYYDHVFLAQQMGIELIEGQDLLIKDHVVYMKTVRGLQRVDIIYRRIDDEFLDPKEFREDSALGVPGLVEACRRGNVSIVNSVGNGVADDKAVYAFVPDMIRYYLEEEPILPNVDTYFLRDEKTREDVLSRLPELVIKNVGASGGYDMLIGPQASPEEIERFRKKIQETPEQYIAQPTIQLSRAPAFQEQRFYPCHVDLRVYAVGSDDVHVLPGGLSRVALKEGSLVVNSSQGGGGKDTWVLRKGGSEHA
- a CDS encoding RidA family protein; this translates as MRNIIHTNLAPEAIGPYSQAVEVNGLIYTSGQIGIDPESGELVPGVEQQAHQVMKNVSEVLRAAGTNNDSIVKAMIFLQNMDDFSLVNDIYASYLKQPYPARSAVEISKMPKGALVEVEVVAIKE
- a CDS encoding transglutaminase family protein, whose protein sequence is MKYKIEHVNHFVYDTLVDQSLNRIRLKPRTDECQRLLTYTPEISPVSLTKEHVDIWGNNVETFFLAEPHKELEVKTTSIVSIQRSPFIRMIDFSKEMQNIYRSDLFHTHYLAYLAQTDYTFMTPQQVEKIKKEISSIDDPVKYALSLMNYIYENFTYDPEATGVETKAQEAFDLKRGVCQDVTNVMLGALRANGIPARYVSGYLYVGEDSALIGDSATHAWVEVMVPGIGWVGLDPTNNVEALEQYVRVGVGRDYQDTSPVEGVYRGGGHTLDVKVSVQLLEQNQ